The proteins below come from a single Cannabis sativa cultivar Pink pepper isolate KNU-18-1 chromosome 3, ASM2916894v1, whole genome shotgun sequence genomic window:
- the LOC115709137 gene encoding receptor like protein 27, with protein sequence MNVNLNNLIGSIPSSLSKLKDLQLLDLSANSLSGAFELDAFLKMRNMVVIDLGYNNISLLVEERKFDPNTTISNLNFLSLASCNLSKFPKFIAHQTNLELLDLSHNQIYGQIPKDLMNSSLQSLEVIDLSNNLITGFQNHTSILPWSNLRAFYMQYNLLQGQLPIPPSSAIHYDVSNNILSGEIPSSICNLSSILVLDLSNNNFSGEFPLCSSSMISDTMLVLNLRNNSFRGTIPFQCQQESELRMVDFSHNQFQGKLQRPVMACMNLEYLDFSFNKLTDVFPTWLGSFPQLKVVLIRENKFHGVIEKPQNTASEFPMLQIIDMSHNYFTGALPSEYMSFWYAMKDFKITNLTYMKAMENLTLNTNAIAPRELGEYDYSTTFVLKSVATHYGKIPINLAVIDLSSNNFSGKIPEIIGSLKALYSLNLSNNALTGHIPPLLGTLRELESIDLSQNKLSGEIPPQLVELKFLQKFDVSYNNLTGVIPRGNQFNTFENNSFEGNQGLCGEPLSKKCEVWLLPPFASNEDDDSDYAIELDWKFILAGLVSGLVLGVSLGEMVIPRTRLAWLVYISGTKLREMIIRN encoded by the coding sequence ATGAATGTTAATTTAAACAATTTAATAGGCTCAATTCCATCATCATTGTCCAAACTCAAAGATCTTCAATTACTCGATCTCTCAGCAAATAGTTTAAGTGGGGCATTTGAGTTAGATGCTTTTCTTAAAATGAGAAATATGGTTGTCATTGATCTAGGCTACAATAACATTTCGTTACTTGTAGAAGAAAGAAAATTTGATCCTAACACcacaatttcaaatttaaattttctatccTTAGCTTCATGCAATCTGAGCAAGTTTCCAAAATTTATTGCTCATCAAACTAATCTTGAATTGTTGGACCTTTCTCATAACCAAATATATGGCCAGATTCCCAAAGATTTGATGAATTCAAGTCTTCAAAGCTTGGAGGTCATAGATTTATCCAACAACTTGATTACAGGGTTTCAAAACCACACATCCATCCTACCCTGGTCAAATTTGCGAGCGTTCTATATGCAATATAACTTGTTGCAAGGACAACTACCGATTCCACCATCATCGGCCATACATTATGATGTCTCTAACAATATTCTGAGTGGTGAAATTCCCTCATCCATATGCAATTTGAGCTCAATTTTAGTTCTTGATTTGTCAAATAATAACTTCAGTGGAGAATTTCCACTTTGTTCAAGCAGTATGATTAGTGACACAATGTTAGTTTTGAATTTGAGAAACAACTCTTTTCGCGGCACTATTCCTTTTCAATGTCAGCAAGAAAGTGAGTTGAGAATGGTAGATTTcagtcacaatcaatttcaaGGGAAACTTCAACGACCAGTGATGGCTTGTATGAATCTTGAGTACCTTGATTTCTCTTTCAATAAACTTACTGATGTGTTCCCCACTTGGTTGGGGAGTTTTCCTCAGTTAAAAGTTGTTTTGATTAGAGAAAACAAATTTCATGGAGTTATAGAGAAACCTCAAAACACTGCAAGTGAGTTTCCCATGCTACAAATTATTGATATGTCTCACAATTATTTCACAGGGGCATTGCCTTCCGAATATATGTCATTTTGGTATGCAATGAAAGATTTCAAGATAACCAATTTGACATATATGAAAGCAATGGAAAATCTCACCCTTAACACGAATGCTATTGCTCCTCGAGAACTTGGGGAGTATGATTATTCAACAACATTTGTGCTAAAAAGTGTGGCAACACACTACGGGAAGATCCCAATAAACCTAGCTGTCATTGACCTATCGAGCAACAATTTTAGTGGTAAGATTCCTGAAATAATTGGAAGTCTCAAGGCTCTTTACTCACTCAACCTCTCAAACAATGCGCTCACTGGTCATATTCCTCCATTGTTGGGGACATTAAGAGAGCTAGAATCAATAGACCTTTCTCAAAACAAACTATCAGGAGAGATTCCTCCTCAACTAGTAGAATTGAAATTCCTCCAAAAGTTTGATGTCTCTTATAACAATCTCACTGGTGTTATACCGCGAGGGAACCAATTCAATACATTCGAGAACAACTCATTTGAGGGTAACCAAGGACTGTGTGGAGAACCACTGTCGAAGAAATGTGAAGTCTGGTTGCTCCCACCATTTGCTTCAAATGAAGATGATGATTCTGATTATGCGATTGAACTGGATTGGAAATTCATCTTGGCGGGACTTGTGAGTGGTCTTGTTTTAGGAGTCTCTCTTGGGGAGATGGTGATCCCAAGGACGCGGCTAGCTTGGTTGGTTTACATCTCTGGGACAAAATTGAGGGAGATGATTATCAGAAACTGA
- the LOC115708863 gene encoding receptor-like protein 6 isoform X1 — MALISSLVVMLFKLVLLFHPLLLLSNHHPFVNSVQPFCHDEEMNALIHFNQSFKIHCQPRVDTIHYPILVYPKTSTWGSNSTNCCTWDGVDCDVVNGHVIGLNLSGSCLYGSIYSNNTLFHLGHLQILHLGYNNFTFSPIPTTIAVFSELTFLHLGYSFFQGEIPSELSLLSKLSYLYLSGNVDGNGQLLSSLKLQKMNLGRLAKNLTTLTTLVLNYVDMRYELGDSLANLSSSLTQLQLLHCGLYGPIPSSIGKLSQLNFISLDYNSFAGYIPSSFQNLTLLSTMSLQKNHISGHIPSWFGNLTELTSIFLTSNNLTGSVPPSLSNIKNLEDLILIENSLSGTLKFDSFLKLKNLITLGLGDNMISLLLNEERKRELNTTLPKLEYLSLASCNLSRFPDFIVHQNNLVYMDLSNNHIHGQIPKDLMNSSLQSLEVMTLAYNWITGFQNYTTILPWSNLRAFDMQSNLLQGQLLIPPSSIIHYDVSNNILSGQIPSPICNLSSISVLDLSNNNLSGQFPLCSGSGISDSMLVLNLRNNSFHGTIPLQCKLDSKLRMVDFSDNHFQGKLHQPFTICMNLEYLDFSFNQLSDVFPTWLGSFPQLRVVLMRENKFHGVIGNPQNTTSEFAMLQIIDLSHNYFTGAIPFEYMLSWNAMKDFRMTNLTYMNALEFMPYTDVFGSGFHEYDYSTTFVLKSVATHYGKIPMNLAVIDLSSNNFSGQIPEIIGNLKALYSLNLSNNALNGRIPPSLGTLTELESLDLSQNQLSGEIPQQLTDLKFLQKFDVSYNNLTGLIPRENQFHTFENNSFEGNEELCGEPLSKKCGDSLLPPSTSNEDDDSDSGIELDWKFILAGLMSGLVIGVSVGEMLIPRTRLAWFVYISRTRLREMMIRN; from the coding sequence ATGGCTCTTATTTCATCATTAGTTGTGATGCTTTTCAAACTTGTTTTGCTGTTTCATCCTCTCCTACTACTCTCTAATCATCATCCTTTTGTTAATTCTGTGCAACCTTTTTGCCATGATGAAGAGATGAATGCTTTGATCCACTTCAACCAAAGCTTTAAAATACATTGCCAACCTAGAGTCGATACAATACATTACCCTATTCTTGTGTATCCAAAGACATCAACTTGGGGATCAAATAGTACTAATTGCTGCACGTGGGATGGTGTTGACTGCGACGTTGTGAATGGTCATGTCATCGGCCTTAACCTCAGTGGTTCTTGTCTCTACGGCTCTATCTACTCCAACAACACTCTCTTTCACCTTGGTCATCTTCAAATTCTTCATCTTGGTTATAATAACTTCACTTTCTCTCCAATTCCCACAACCATAGCAGTATTCTCAGAGTTAACATTTCTTCACTTGGGTTATTCTTTCTTCCAAGGTGAGATTCCATCTGAACTTTCACTTTTGTCTAAGTTGTCTTACCTTTACTTGTCAGGTAACGTTGATGGTAACGGTCAACTACTTTCGAgcttgaaacttcaaaaaatgaATCTTGGAAGACTGGCAAAAAACTTAACTACCTTGACCACTCTTGTACTAAATTATGTGGATATGAGGTATGAACTAGGGGATTCTTTAGCAAACTTGTCTTCTTCTTTGACACAGCTTCAACTACTGCATTGTGGTTTGTATGGGCCTATTCCATCTTCAATAGGTAAATTAAGCCAACTTAACTTTATTAGTCTCGACTATAATAGTTTTGCCGGTTACATCCCATCTTCTTttcaaaatctcaccctacTTTCCACTATGTCATTACAAAAAAATCATATCTCTGGGCACATTCCTTCGTGGTTTGGAAATCTTACTGAATTAACATCAATTTTTTTAACTTCAAACAATTTGACTGGTTCAGTTCCACCATCATTGTCCAATATCAAAAATCTTGAAGATCTCATTCTCATAGAGAATAGTTTAAGTGGCACATTGAAGTTTGATTCTTTCCTCAAACTGAAAAATCTCATTACTCTAGGTCTAGGCGACAATATGATTTCATTATTACTCaatgaagaaagaaaaagagagctTAACACCACACTTCCAAAGCTTGAGTATCTATCATTGGCTTCTTGTAACTTGAGCCGATTTCCTGATTTTATTGTTCATCAAAATAATCTTGTATATATGGACCTTTCTAATAACCATATACATGGCCAAATTCCAAAAGATCTGATGAACTCAAGTCTTCAAAGCTTGGAAGTGATGACTTTAGCGTACAACTGGATAACAGGGTTTCAAAACTACACAACTATTCTACCTTGGTCTAATTTGCGTGCTTTCGACAtgcaatctaacttgttgcaagGACAACTTCTGATTCCACCATCATCTATTATACATTATGATGTCTCTAACAATATTCTAAGCGGTCAAATTCCCTCACCGATATGCAATTTGAGTTCTATTTCGGTTCTTGACTTGTCAAATAATAACTTGAGTGGACAATTTCCACTTTGTTCGGGCAGTGGGATTAGTGACTCCATGTTAGTTTTGAATTTGAGAAACAACTCTTTTCACGGCACCATTCCTCTTCAATGTAAGCTGGACAGTAAGTTAAGAATGGTAGATTTCAGTGACAATCATTTTCAAGGGAAACTTCATCAACCATTCACAATTTGTATGAATCTTGAGTATCTTGATTTCTCTTTCAATCAACTCAGTGATGTGTTCCCCACTTGGTTGGGGAGTTTTCCTCAATTAAGAGTTGTTTTGATGAGGGAAAACAAATTTCACGGAGTTATAGGGAATCCTCAAAATACTACGAGTGAGTTTGcaatgttacaaattattgatCTGTCTCACAATTATTTCACAGGGGCAATTCCTTTTGAATATATGTTATCTTGGAATGCCATGAAAGATTTTAGGATGACCAATTTGACATATATGAATGCACTAGAATTTATGCCCTACACGGATGTCTTTGGTAGTGGATTTCATGAGTATGATTATTCAACAACATTTGTGTTGAAAAGTGTTGCAACACACTACGGAAAGATCCCGATGAACCTAGCTGTGATTGATCTATCAAGCAATAATTTCAGTGGTCAAATTCCTGAAATCATTGGAAACCTCAAGGCTCTTTACTCGCTCAACCTCTCAAACAATGCGCTCAACGGACGCATTCCACCATCATTGGGGACACTAACAGAGCTGGAATCGTTAGATCTTTCTCAAAACCAGTTGTCGGGAGAGATTCCTCAGCAACTAACTGATCTAAAATTCCTCCAAAAGTTTGACGTGTCTTACAATAATCTCACAGGTCTTATACCGCGAGAGAACCAATTCCATACATTTGAGAACAACTCTTTTGAGGGTAATGAAGAATTGTGCGGAGAACCACTGTCAAAGAAATGTGGAGACTCACTGCTCCCACCATCAACTTCCAATGAAGATGATGATTCTGATTCTGGGATTGAACTAGATTGGAAATTCATTTTGGCAGGACTTATGAGTGGGCTTGTTATTGGAGTCTCTGTTGGGGAAATGTTGATCCCAAGGACGCGCTTGGCATGGTTTGTTTACATCTCTAGAACAAGACTAAGGGAGATGATGATCAGAAACTAA
- the LOC133036310 gene encoding receptor-like protein 6 encodes MALMSSLVVMFFKLVLLFHPLLLLSNHHPFVNSVQPFCHDEERSALIHFNQSFEIDCQPRVDKNHQFVPIYPKTSTWGSNGTNCCAWDGVECDLVTGHVTGLNLSGSCLYGSIYSNSTLFHLVHLQKLHLAFNNFTFSPIPTTIAVFSELTFLNLGYSFFQGEIPTEVSLLSKLYYLYLSGNVDGNNQPLSSLKLEKINLESLAKNLTTLSILVLNYVDMRYELGDSLANLTSLTQLQLWGCGLYGPIPSSIGKLSQLNLINLHYNSFAGYIPSSFQNLTLLSTMSLTSNQISGTIPSWFGNLTELKRLDIASNNLTGSVPPSLSNLKNLEFLRLINNSLSGTLKFDYFLKLKNLYALGLGYNMISLLLNDERKRELNTTLPKLRLLDLGSCNLSRFPDFIVHQNNLVYMDLSYNHIHGQIPKDLMNSSLQSLEVMDLSNNWITGFQNYTTILPWSNLRAYDMQSNLLQGKLPIPPSSIRHYDMSNNILSGQIPSSICNLSSILVLELSNNNLSGEFPLCSGSGISDSILVLNLRNNSFHGTIPLQCQPDSKLRMVDFSHNHFQGKLQQPFTICMNLEYLDFSFNQLSDVFPTWLGSFTQLRVVLMRENEFHGVIGNPQNTTNEFAKLQIIDLSHNYFTGAIPFEYMLSWNAMKDFKMSNLTYMNALENITYNTGVIRRDFFKYDYSTTFVLKSVATHYGKIPMNLAVIDLSSNNFSGQIPEIIGNLKALYSLNLSNNALNGRIPPSLGTLTELESLDLSQNQLSGEIPQQLTDLKFLQKFDVSYNNLTGLIPRENQFHTFENNSFEGNEELCGEPLSKKCGDSLLPPSTSNEDDDSDSGIELDWKFILAGLMSGLVIGVSVGEMLIPRTRLAWFVYISRTRLREMMIRN; translated from the coding sequence ATGGCTCTTATGTCATCATTAGTTGTGATGTTTTTCAAACTTGTTTTGTTGTTTCATCCTCTCCTACTACTCTCTAATCATCATCCTTTTGTTAATTCTGTGCAGCCTTTTTGCCATGATGAAGAGAGAAGTGCTTTGATCCACTTCAACCAAAGCTTTGAAATAGATTGCCAACCTAGAGTCgataaaaatcatcaatttgTTCCTATCTATCCAAAGACATCAACTTGGGGATCAAACGGTACCAATTGTTGCGCATGGGATGGTGTTGAATGTGACTTGGTGACTGGTCATGTCACTGGTCTTAACCTTAGTGGTTCTTGTCTCTACGGCTCAATCTACTCCAACAGCACTCTCTTTCACCTTGTTCATCTTCAAAAGCTTCATCTTGCCTTTAATAACTTCACTTTCTCTCCAATTCCTACAACCATAGCAGTATTTTCAGAGTTGACATTTCTTAACTTGGGTTACTCTTTCTTCCAAGGTGAGATTCCAACTGAAGTTTCACTTTTGTCTAAGTTATATTACCTTTACTTGTCAGGCAATGTTGATGGTAACAATCAACCACTTTCGAGTTTGAAACTTGAAAAAATTAATCTTGAAAGCCTGGCAAAAAACTTAACTACCTTGAGCATTCTTGTACTAAATTATGTGGACATGAGGTATGAACTAGGTGATTCTTTAGCAAACTTGACTTCTTTGACACAACTTCAGCTATGGGGTTGTGGTTTGTATGGGCCTATTCCATCTTCAATAGGTAAATTAAGCCAACTTAACCTTATTAATCTCCACTATAATAGTTTTGCTGGTTACATCCCATCTTCTTttcaaaatctcaccctacTTTCCACTATGTCATTAACGAGCAATCAAATTTCTGGGACCATTCCTTCGTGGTTTGGAAATCTTACTGAATTAAAACGTTTGGACATAGCTTCAAACAATTTGACTGGTTCAGTTCCACCATCATTGTCCAATCTCAAAAATCTTGAATTTCTCCGTCTCATAAACAATAGTTTAAGTGGCACATTGAAGTTTGATTATTTCCTCAAATTGAAAAATCTCTATGCTCTAGGTCTAGGCTACAATATGATTTCATTATTACTCAATGACGAAAGAAAAAGAGAGCTTAACACCACACTTCCAAAGCTTAGACTTCTAGACTTGGGTTCTTGTAACTTGAGCAGATTTCCTGATTTTATTGTTCATCAAAATAATCTTGTCTATATGGACCTTTCTTATAACCATATACATGGCCAAATTCCAAAAGATCTGATGAACTCAAGTCTTCAAAGCTTGGAAGTGATGGATTTATCCAACAACTGGATAACAGGGTTTCAAAACTACACAACTATTCTACCTTGGTCTAATTTGCGTGCTTACGACATGCAATCTAACTTGTTACAAGGAAAACTTCCAATTCCACCATCATCTATCAGACATTATGATATGTCTAACAATATTCTAAGCGGTCAAATTCCCTCATCGATATGCAATTTGAGTTCTATTTTGGTTCTTGAGTTGTCAAATAATAACTTGAGCGGAGAATTTCCACTTTGTTCGGGCAGTGGGATTAGTGACTCCATCTTAGTTTTAAATTTGAGAAACAACTCTTTTCACGGCACTATTCCTCTTCAATGTCAGCCGGACAGTAAGTTAAGAATGGTAGATTTCAGTCACAATCATTTTCAAGGGAAACTTCAACAACCATTCACTATTTGTATGAATCTTGAGTACCTTGATTTCTCTTTCAATCAACTCAGTGATGTGTTCCCCACTTGGTTGGGGAGTTTTACTCAGTTAAGAGTTGTTTTGATGAGAGAAAATGAATTTCATGGAGTTATAGGGAATCCTCAAAATACTACGAATGAGTTTGCAAAGTTACAAATTATTGATCTGTCTCACAATTATTTCACAGGGGCAATTCCTTTTGAATATATGTTATCTTGGAATGCAATGAAAGATTTCAAGATGAGCAATTTGACATATATGAATGCACTAGAAAATATCACCTATAACACGGGTGTCATTCGTCGCGACTTCTTTAAGTATGATTATTCAACAACATTTGTGTTGAAAAGTGTTGCAACACACTACGGAAAGATCCCGATGAACCTAGCTGTGATTGATCTATCAAGCAATAATTTCAGTGGTCAAATTCCTGAAATCATTGGAAACCTCAAGGCTCTTTACTCGCTCAACCTCTCAAACAATGCGCTCAACGGACGCATTCCACCATCATTGGGGACACTAACAGAGCTGGAATCGTTAGATCTTTCTCAAAACCAGTTGTCGGGAGAGATTCCTCAGCAACTAACTGATCTAAAATTCCTCCAAAAGTTTGACGTGTCTTACAATAATCTCACAGGTCTTATACCGCGAGAGAACCAATTCCATACATTTGAGAACAACTCTTTTGAGGGTAATGAAGAATTGTGCGGAGAACCACTGTCAAAGAAATGTGGAGACTCACTGCTCCCACCATCAACTTCCAATGAAGATGATGATTCTGATTCTGGGATTGAACTAGATTGGAAATTCATTTTGGCAGGACTTATGAGTGGGCTTGTTATTGGAGTCTCTGTTGGGGAAATGTTGATCCCAAGGACGCGCTTGGCATGGTTTGTTTACATCTCTAGAACAAGACTAAGGGAGATGATGATCAGAAACTAA
- the LOC115708863 gene encoding putative receptor like protein 25 isoform X2, giving the protein MALISSLVVMLFKLVLLFHPLLLLSNHHPFVNSVQPFCHDEEMNALIHFNQSFKIHCQPRVDTIHYPILVYPKTSTWGSNSTNCCTWDGVDCDVVNGHVIGLNLSGSCLYGSIYSNNTLFHLGHLQILHLGYNNFTFSPIPTTIAVFSELTFLHLGYSFFQGAIPFEYMLSWNAMKDFRMTNLTYMNALEFMPYTDVFGSGFHEYDYSTTFVLKSVATHYGKIPMNLAVIDLSSNNFSGQIPEIIGNLKALYSLNLSNNALNGRIPPSLGTLTELESLDLSQNQLSGEIPQQLTDLKFLQKFDVSYNNLTGLIPRENQFHTFENNSFEGNEELCGEPLSKKCGDSLLPPSTSNEDDDSDSGIELDWKFILAGLMSGLVIGVSVGEMLIPRTRLAWFVYISRTRLREMMIRN; this is encoded by the exons ATGGCTCTTATTTCATCATTAGTTGTGATGCTTTTCAAACTTGTTTTGCTGTTTCATCCTCTCCTACTACTCTCTAATCATCATCCTTTTGTTAATTCTGTGCAACCTTTTTGCCATGATGAAGAGATGAATGCTTTGATCCACTTCAACCAAAGCTTTAAAATACATTGCCAACCTAGAGTCGATACAATACATTACCCTATTCTTGTGTATCCAAAGACATCAACTTGGGGATCAAATAGTACTAATTGCTGCACGTGGGATGGTGTTGACTGCGACGTTGTGAATGGTCATGTCATCGGCCTTAACCTCAGTGGTTCTTGTCTCTACGGCTCTATCTACTCCAACAACACTCTCTTTCACCTTGGTCATCTTCAAATTCTTCATCTTGGTTATAATAACTTCACTTTCTCTCCAATTCCCACAACCATAGCAGTATTCTCAGAGTTAACATTTCTTCACTTGGGTTATTCTTTCTTCCAAG GGGCAATTCCTTTTGAATATATGTTATCTTGGAATGCCATGAAAGATTTTAGGATGACCAATTTGACATATATGAATGCACTAGAATTTATGCCCTACACGGATGTCTTTGGTAGTGGATTTCATGAGTATGATTATTCAACAACATTTGTGTTGAAAAGTGTTGCAACACACTACGGAAAGATCCCGATGAACCTAGCTGTGATTGATCTATCAAGCAATAATTTCAGTGGTCAAATTCCTGAAATCATTGGAAACCTCAAGGCTCTTTACTCGCTCAACCTCTCAAACAATGCGCTCAACGGACGCATTCCACCATCATTGGGGACACTAACAGAGCTGGAATCGTTAGATCTTTCTCAAAACCAGTTGTCGGGAGAGATTCCTCAGCAACTAACTGATCTAAAATTCCTCCAAAAGTTTGACGTGTCTTACAATAATCTCACAGGTCTTATACCGCGAGAGAACCAATTCCATACATTTGAGAACAACTCTTTTGAGGGTAATGAAGAATTGTGCGGAGAACCACTGTCAAAGAAATGTGGAGACTCACTGCTCCCACCATCAACTTCCAATGAAGATGATGATTCTGATTCTGGGATTGAACTAGATTGGAAATTCATTTTGGCAGGACTTATGAGTGGGCTTGTTATTGGAGTCTCTGTTGGGGAAATGTTGATCCCAAGGACGCGCTTGGCATGGTTTGTTTACATCTCTAGAACAAGACTAAGGGAGATGATGATCAGAAACTAA